The genomic window GGCGCGGAAATCGCCATGACTGCGCCCGTCATGCAGGACGGCAATGACGAAAGCGGCACGTGGCGCACGCGTTTCGTGATGCCGCCGCAGTACACGAGGGATACGCTGCCCACGCCGCCGCAGGACATTACCCTGACCGAAGTGCCATCCCGCCGAGTGGTGGCCGTGCGTTTCTCCGGCCGCGGCAGCGATGCCGATCTGGCAGAGAAGGAAAAGGCGCTCCGCGACTGGATCGCCAAGGAAGGGCTGGTGGCCTCGGGCCCGGCCGAATTCGCGTTCTACGATGCACCGATGGTGCCGCCACCGCTCCGGCGCAACGAGGTGATTATTCCGGTTGAGTAACCGCAAACGAGAAGGGGCGACCGCGAGGCCGCCCCTTTCCATTTCAGTGCAGCGACAGCCGGATCAGCCGCCGTTGTTGTCGTCCATGAGGCGCTGCATCAGGTAGACCATCTGCAGGGCTTGAAGCTTGGCGCGCTGTTCGTTGTCCACGCCGCCCGAATGGCCGCCGGTCATGTCCTCGAAATACCAGTAATCCTGGCCGAGTTCCTTGAGCTTGGCGGCACCCTTGCGGGCGTGGGCGGGGTGGGTGCGGTCATCTGCGGTCGAAGCCCAGAGGAAGGGCGAGGGGTAATCCACGCCTTCGACGATCTTCTGGTAGGGCGAATAGCCTTCGATCCATGCGCGCTGTTCGGGGATGCGCGGATCGCCGTATTCACCGATCCACGAGGCGCCGCGGCCGATTAGGTGATAACGCAGCATGTCGAACAGCGGGATCTGGACGATCGCCGCGTCGAACAGGTCGGGCCGCTGTGTGAAGGCCGTGCCCACCAGCAGGCCGCCCTGCGAGCCGCCCTGGATACCGAGGTGGTCGGGCGTGGTGAAGCCGCGCTTCACCAGGTCTTCGGCCACGGCGATGAAGTCGTCCCACGTGCGCTGCTTGTTCTCGCGAATGGCGCTCTGGTGCCACATCGGCCCGAATTCGCCGCCGCCACGCATGTTGGCAAGGACATAGGCGCCGCCCTTTTCAACCCACAGTTTGCCCGTGGTCCCGAGATAGGAGGGCAGGCGCGGCACCTGGAAGCCGCCGTAACCGGTCAGCAGGGTTGCGGTGGAACCGTCCAGCGTCATGCCCTTGGGTTTCACGATGAAGTAGGGGATTTTCGTCCCGTCCTTGCTCGTCGCCTCGTGCTGCTCGACTTCCATGCCCATGGCGTCAAAATAGGCCGGCGAGGTCTTGAGCACTGCCGGATCGCCCGATCCATCGGTGTAGTAGAGCGTGGTCGGCGAGAGGAAATCGGTGACCGAGAACATGATCTGGTCGCTCTCGTCAGAGGCCGCCGCCACACCGACCGTGGCATTGTCGGGCAAGGCGACTTCGGTCGAAACCCACTTGCCGCCTTCGAAATCGAATTTCAGCACCTTGCCCACGACATTGTCGAGAATGGTGATGAAGGCGCTGTTAGCGGTCGAGCTGATGCCCTGCTTGGTCTGGCGTTCGGCAGGGGCCCAGACGAGGGTCTTCTTCGCCCCGTTCGGGTCGCGCTTCCACTCTTCAAGGTCCACCGAGACGAGCGCGTCGGCGGGGAAGGTCTGGCCGCCGACTTCCCAGTCCACATCGGTGGAATAGAGCAGCTGCCCGTCGATGATGCCGGCCAGGTTCGCCTTTTTCGGCATGTCGAGTTCGAGCCACTCGCCTTCATGCCAGACGTAGTTGATGCTTTCGTGGAAGCTCACGCCGCGGAAGGCGGTGCGGGCATGGACCACGCCCTTGTTGTCGCGGAGCAGACCGGCACCCGACCACACGTCGCTCGATTCACCCCGGAAGATTTCGGGGGCATCGGTGACGTCGGTGCCGCGTTTCCAAATGCGGGTGGTGAACGGATATTCGCTATCGGTCAGCGTACCTTCACCGAAATCGCGGCTGACGAGCAGGGTGTCCTTGTCGAGCCACTGGACGCTGCCCTGGCTTTCGCTGTCGAGCACGAAGCCCCCGTCGATGAACTGCTTCGTCGCGGTGTCGAATTCGCGCATGATGGTGGCATCCTTGCCGCCGTCGCTCAGCGCGATCATGCACATGCGCTGTTCGGGCGGCAGGCAGGTGCTGCCCTTGTAGACCCATTCCTTGCCTTCTGCTGCGGCGAGCGCGTCGACATCGAGGACGGTTTCCCAGGCGATATCGTTGCTCTGGTAGCTTTCCAGCGTGGTGCGGCGGAGCAGGCCCTTGGGATTGGCCTTGTCCTGCCAGAAATTGTAGAGGCCGTCGGGACGGATCGACACGAAGGGAATACGATCCTCGCTGTCGTAGATCGCCAGCGCCTCGTTCTTGAGCTGCTCGAAGCGTGGGTCGGCTTCCATATGGGCAAGCGTGCGGTCGTTTTCGCTGCGGACCCAGTCGAGCGCGCGGTCACTACGGGCTTCTTCCAGCCAGATGTAGGGATCTTCGTCCGGGCCGGGAACGCCGTCCTGTGCGGCGAGCGAATTGGGGGCGGCGATGGTCATGACAGCAGCCATTGCCAGCGTGGAAACACGTTTCACAGTCCTCTCCTGCAGATAATGCGGGTTGCTTGTACCCTGCCGCACGCAGGTGGAAAGGACAGACTTGCTCGACGAGGGACAAACCACGACGGACAAACGAAAAAGGGCGACCCGAGGGCCGCCCTTTTCCTGTTTGCGATGATCCCGAAAGGCTCAGCCTTCGACGTGTTCCGCAAGGACCGTAAGGCCGTTCTCGCCGACTTCGGCAAAGCCGCCGCGAACCTCGATGGTTTCCGGAGCTGCGCCTTCGGTCTTGTAGACCTGCACAGCACCGTCGCGGATGGTCGACATGAAGGGCGCGTGGCCCTCGAGCACGCCGAATTCGCCTTCCGTGCCGGGAACGACGACCATGTGGACGTCTTCCGAACGGACCAGCTTCGCCGGCGTGACGAGTTCGAAGTGGAGGGCCATGTCCTTACGCGTCCTCGGCCAGCTTCTTGGCCTTTTCGACCGCCTGGTCGATGCCGCCGACCATGTAGAAAGCGGCTTCCGGCAGGTGGTCGTATTCGCCGTCCACGACTGCCTTGAACGACTTCACCGTGTCTTCCAGCTGGACGAACACGCCCGGGATGTTGGTGAAGACTTCGGCGACGTGGAACGGCTGCGAGAGGAAGCGCTGGATCTTGCGGGCACGAGCCACGGTCAGCTTATCTTCTTCCGACAGTTCGTCCATGCCGAGAATGGCGATGATGTCCTGCAGGCTCTTGTACTTCTGCAGGGTTTCCTGGACGCGGCGGGCGGTCTCGTAGTGCTCCTGGCCGACGACGCGCGGTTCGAGAACGCGCGAGGTCGAGTCGAGCGGGTCGACTGCCGGGTAGATGCCGAGCTCCGAGATGGCGCGCGACAGGGTGGTCGTTGCGTCCAAGTGGGCGAACGAGGTTGCCGGTGCCGGGTCGGTAAGGTCGTCGGCGGGAACGTAGATGGCCTGGACCGAGGTGATCGAACCCTTGGTGGTCGAGGTGATACGTTCCTGCAGGTTACCCATGTCGGTGGCGAGCGTCGGCTGGTAGCCCACTGCCGAAGGAATACGGCCGAGCAGTGCCGACACTTCCGAACCCGCCTGGGTGAAGCGGAAGATGTTGTCGACGAAGAACAGCACATCCTGGCCTTCGACGTCGCGGAAGTATTCCGCCATGGTCAGGCCCGACAGGGCGACGCGTGCGCGGGCGCCCGGGGGTTCGTTCATCTGGCCGAAGACGAGTGCCACCTTCGAACCTTCCGAGGTTGCGTTGCCGTCGGCGTCCTTGGCGATAACGCCGGCGTCGAGGAATTCGTGGTAGAGGTCGTTACCTTCACGGGTACGTTCACCGACGCCCGCGAAGACCGACACGCCGCCGTGACCCTTGGCGATGTTGTTGATCAGTTCCTGGATCAGAACGGTCTTGCCGACGCCGGCGCCGCCAAACAGGCCGATCTTGCCGCCCTTTGCGTAGGGAGCGAGAAGGTCGATGACCTTGATGCCGGTGACGAGGATGCTGGCTTCGGTCGACTGGTCGATGAACAGCGGGGCTTCGGCGTGGATCGGGCTGGTGCTTTCGGCGCCGATCGGGCCGCGCTCGTCGATCGGCTCGCCGACGACGTTCATGATGCGCCCGAGCGTCTTCGGACCGACGGGGACCGAGATCTGCGCGCCGGTGTTCACGACTTCCTGACCACGGGTCAGGCCGTCGGTGCCGTCCATCGCGATGGTGCGGACGGTGTTCTCACCGAGGTGCTGCGCAACTTCGAGGACCAGCGTGTTTTCGCCGTTCTTCGTTTCGAGCGCGGTCAGGATCGGCGGCAGTTCACCTTCGAAGGCGACGTCGACGACGGCGCCAATGACCTGGCTGATGACGCCGTTGGGGCTCTGGTTAAGCTTGGGTGCGGTGGCCATGATATTGGTATCCTACTGGCTCAGGAGGCTTTGTGGTGTGCGCCGTGTTCGGCACAGAGGGCTTCTGCGTTGTCGATCATCCAGTCCGAACCGTCTTCGTTCGCAACCAGAGTGGCTTCGTGACGCATGTATTCGTCTTCGCCGAGACCGTATTCGCACAGGGCCTGTTCGGCACCCATTGCGCGGCGGCAGACGGCGTTCTTGACCGGTTCGGCACCTTCGCAGGTTTCTGCGAACTTGGCGCTGAAATAGGCCTGGTCGGTCGCGGGCAGGCTGGCAACCGGTTCCGGCGTCGCGGTTTCGGTCGGGGTCGGCTCGGGAGCCGGCTCTTCGCCGCAGGCTGCGAGCAGCGCGAGGGGGAGGATAAGGGCGAGTTTCTTCACTTTTCCGGTCCTTGTCAGAGCGCTTCCGCGCCCGCGATGATTTCGACGAGTTCGGTGGTGATCGCGGCCTGGCGGCTGCGGTTGTACTGGATCGTCAGCTTGTTGATCAGGTCGCCGGCATTGCGCGTGGCGTTGTCCATGGCGGTCATGGAGGCACCCTGTTCGGAAGCCTCGCGTTCCAGCAGGGCACCGAAAAGCTGCGTCTTCACGTAGCGCGGGAGCAGGTCTTCGAGGATTTCCTCTTCGCCCGGCTCGTATTCGACCACGGCATCGCCCCCGACCGCGCCTTCGGGCGAGGGGACGGGGATAAGCTGGTCCACGGTCGGGTCCTGCGCCAGTGCCGACTTGAAGATCGGGTAGACGAGATGTGCGACGTCGAATTCGCCCTTCTCGAAACGTTCGAGCAGGTCGTCAGCGATGGCCTCGGCTTCTTCGAAGCCCGGCTGGCGGACGTTCGAGGTGTCGAAGTGCTTTTCGATCTTGTCGGCAAAGTCGCGCTTGATCGGGGCACGGCCCTTCTTGCCGACGAGGTAGAAGGTCACGTCCTTGCCTTCGGCAATCAGTGCCCGCGCCTTGGCCTTGGCGGCCTTGACGATGTTGGCGTTGAGACCGCCGCACAGGCCCTTGTCGGTGTTCACGACCACCAGCAGGTGGCGCTTGTCCGAACCGGTGCCGCGCAGCAGCAGCGGGGCGCTGTCGCCGCTCACCTTTGCGGCGAGCGATGCCATCACGCCCGACAGGCGTTCGGCATAGGGGCGTGCCGCTTCGGCAGCCGCCTGCGCACGGCGCAGCTTTGCGGCTGCGACCATCTGCTTGGCCTTGGTGATCTTCTGGGTCGACTTGACCGAGTTGATCCGACCCTTGAGTTCCTTGAGGCTAGCCATTTCGGCTCCCTATCTCGTGTGCTCTTGGGGCTTAAGCGAACTGCTTGGCGAAGGTCTTAAGCGCGTCGACGACCTTGTTCTTCACGTCGTCTTCGAACTTGCCGGTCTCGCGGATTTCCTTGAGCACGTCGGCGTGTTCGCTGCGCATGTAGCTCAGCATCTGCGCTTCGTAGTCGTTGACACGGTTGACCGCGATATCGTCGAGGTAGCCATTGGTACCGGCGAAGATCGACACGGTCTGCTCTTCGAATGGCATCGGCGAGAACTGTGCCTGCTTCAGCAGTTCGGTCAGGCGTGCACCGCGGTTCAGCAGCTTCTGCGTTGCGGCGTCGAGGTCCGAGCCGAACTGCGCGAAGGCAGCCATTTCACGGTACTGCGCGAGGTCGAGCTTCATCGAGCCCGAGACCTTCTTCATCGCCTTCGTCTGGGCAGCGCCGCCGACGCGCGAAACCGACAGGCCGACGTTAATTGCCGGACGGATGCCCTGGTAGAACAGGTCGGTTTCGAGGAAGATCTGGCCGTCGGTGATCGAGATCACGTTGGTCGGGATGTAGGCCGACACGTCGCCTGCCTGCGTTTCGATGATCGGCAGTGCGGTCAGCGAGCCGCCGCCGTTTGCCTTGCTCATCTTCGCCGCGCGCTCGAGCAGGCGGCTGTGCAGGTAGAAAACGTCGCCCGGATAGGCTTCGCGGCCCGGAGGACGACGCAGCAGGAGCGACATCTGGCGGTAAGCGACGGCCTGCTTCGAAAGGTCGTCGTACACGATGACGGCGTGCATGCCGTTGTCGCGGAAGAATTCACCCATCGCGCAGCCGGTGTAGGGTGCGAGGTACTGCAGCGGAGCGGGCTCCGAAGCGGTCGCGGCGACGACGATCGAATATTCCATCGCGCCGTTTTCTTCGAGCTGCTTGACGATCTGTGCGACGGTCGAGCGCTTCTGGCCGACGGCGACATAGACGCAGTAGAGCTTCTTGCCCTCGTCGTCGCCCGCGTTCAGTTCCTTCTGGTTGATGAAGGTATCGATCGCGACGGCGGACTTGCCGGTCTGGCGGTCACCGATGATCAGTTCGCGCTGGCCGCGGCCGACGGGAACGAGCGCGTCGATGGCCTTGAGGCCCGACTGCACCGGTTCCGAAACCGATTCACGCGGGATGATGCCCGGCGCCTTCACTTCGACGCGGCGGCGTTCGGTGGCTTCGATCGGGCCCTTGCCGTCGATCGGGTTGCCGAGAGCGTCGACCACGCGGCCGAGCAGGCCCTTGCCGACCGGAACGTCCACGATGGTGCCGGTACGCTTGACCGTGTCGCCTTCGCCGATGTCCTGGTCCGAACCGAAGATAACGGCACCGACGTTGTCGGCTTCGAGGTTCAGTGCCATGCCCTGAACGCCGTTGGCGAATTCGATCATTTCGCCGGCCTGGACCTTGTCGAGGCCGTGGATGCGGGCGATGCCGTCACCCACCGACAGCACGGAGCCGACTTCGCTGACTTCGGCTTCGGTGCCGAAATTGGCGATCTGGTCCTTGATGACCTTGGAGATTTCTGCGGCGCGGATATCCATGATTATCGTCCTTTGATCAGGCTTTCATCGCCTGGGCGAGGGAATTGAGGCGGGTGCGGATCGAGGCGTCGATACGCTTCGATCCGATGGTAACGACAAGGCCGCCGAGGAGATCGGGGTCGACCTTGGAAGTAAGCTTTACGGTGCGGCCCTCACGCGCGGTGAGCCTGGCCTTGAGCTGTTCCAGCTGCGTATCGGTCAGCGCGTGGGCGCTGGTGACTTCGGCCGTCACTTCGCCGCGCTGGGCAGCTGCGATGGCGCGGAACGCGCGGATGATGCCCGGAAGCTGGCCGAGGCGGCGGTTCTGCGCCAGCGTGCCGAGGAACTTCTGGGTGAGATCGGACAGGCCCATGATCGCTGCCACACCCCACAGTGCCTTTTCGGCCTGGCCGCGGCTGACGCGCGGATTGGTGGTCAGCATCTTGAGCTCGGCCGATTCGGCCAGGCCCGCTTCGAGCTTGTCGAGGTCCGATTCGACCGCGGTTACGGTCCCGGCCTCGCTGGCCAGATCGAACAGGGCCGAGGCGTAACGCCCTGCCAGGCTAGCCTGAATACCGGCGGAAATATCCACGCGTCTGTCGTCCTTTAAGGATCGGAAAAAAGGTCTGTCGTGCCATGCCGGAGGTGGGCGAAAATGAGTCGCCCCGGCAAGGTTGGCGCGCGCCTAGCAAAGGGCCTCGGCGAAGGCAACCCGAGTCAGCTTGTAACGTGGAGGAACCTTGGACATACTTTCCTACTAGAGGGAGAGCGAGCATGGAAACCACGCGGCTGGCACCGCATTGCGGGGTCGAGGTATCAGGAGTCGAACTGGCGAAGATCGAGAGACACGACCTCGAAGCGATCCGCGACCTTATATATAGGCACGGCGTAGCGGTGTTCCGCGACCAGTCCTTTTCGCCAGAGGATCACATCGCCTTCGCCAGGCGCTGGGGCGGCATTGACATCAACAACTACTTCCCCCTGACGGACGAGCATCCCGAAATTGCCGTGGTCCGCAAGCGCAAGGACCAGGTGACCAATATCGGCGGGGGCTGGCACACCGACCATTCCTACGACCAGGTGCCCGCCATGGGCTCGATCCTAGTCGCGCGCGAGCTGCCGCCGTCGGGCGGCGATACGCTTTGGGCGCATATGGGCGCTGCGTTTGAAAGCCTGCCGGATACGACCAAGGAGAAGATCGAGGGGCTCACCGCCTGGCACACTGCGGACCATATATATGCGCCTGACGGTATCTATGCGCAGACCGATCAGGGCAGCGATCTTCGTGGGCAGGAATTGAAGACCGGCGCCACCCATCCGGTAGTCGTGCGTCACCCGCACACCGGA from Qipengyuania gaetbuli includes these protein-coding regions:
- a CDS encoding F0F1 ATP synthase subunit delta codes for the protein MDISAGIQASLAGRYASALFDLASEAGTVTAVESDLDKLEAGLAESAELKMLTTNPRVSRGQAEKALWGVAAIMGLSDLTQKFLGTLAQNRRLGQLPGIIRAFRAIAAAQRGEVTAEVTSAHALTDTQLEQLKARLTAREGRTVKLTSKVDPDLLGGLVVTIGSKRIDASIRTRLNSLAQAMKA
- a CDS encoding TauD/TfdA dioxygenase family protein, with the translated sequence METTRLAPHCGVEVSGVELAKIERHDLEAIRDLIYRHGVAVFRDQSFSPEDHIAFARRWGGIDINNYFPLTDEHPEIAVVRKRKDQVTNIGGGWHTDHSYDQVPAMGSILVARELPPSGGDTLWAHMGAAFESLPDTTKEKIEGLTAWHTADHIYAPDGIYAQTDQGSDLRGQELKTGATHPVVVRHPHTGQRLLYVNPGFTINFTGMSREESLPLLQELFAHAMKAEHQCRVEWQPGTVAIWDNRTTWHYAMNDYQGYAREMHRITLSGEPLAA
- the atpA gene encoding F0F1 ATP synthase subunit alpha; the encoded protein is MDIRAAEISKVIKDQIANFGTEAEVSEVGSVLSVGDGIARIHGLDKVQAGEMIEFANGVQGMALNLEADNVGAVIFGSDQDIGEGDTVKRTGTIVDVPVGKGLLGRVVDALGNPIDGKGPIEATERRRVEVKAPGIIPRESVSEPVQSGLKAIDALVPVGRGQRELIIGDRQTGKSAVAIDTFINQKELNAGDDEGKKLYCVYVAVGQKRSTVAQIVKQLEENGAMEYSIVVAATASEPAPLQYLAPYTGCAMGEFFRDNGMHAVIVYDDLSKQAVAYRQMSLLLRRPPGREAYPGDVFYLHSRLLERAAKMSKANGGGSLTALPIIETQAGDVSAYIPTNVISITDGQIFLETDLFYQGIRPAINVGLSVSRVGGAAQTKAMKKVSGSMKLDLAQYREMAAFAQFGSDLDAATQKLLNRGARLTELLKQAQFSPMPFEEQTVSIFAGTNGYLDDIAVNRVNDYEAQMLSYMRSEHADVLKEIRETGKFEDDVKNKVVDALKTFAKQFA
- a CDS encoding ATP synthase F1 subunit epsilon, whose product is MALHFELVTPAKLVRSEDVHMVVVPGTEGEFGVLEGHAPFMSTIRDGAVQVYKTEGAAPETIEVRGGFAEVGENGLTVLAEHVEG
- the atpD gene encoding F0F1 ATP synthase subunit beta; amino-acid sequence: MATAPKLNQSPNGVISQVIGAVVDVAFEGELPPILTALETKNGENTLVLEVAQHLGENTVRTIAMDGTDGLTRGQEVVNTGAQISVPVGPKTLGRIMNVVGEPIDERGPIGAESTSPIHAEAPLFIDQSTEASILVTGIKVIDLLAPYAKGGKIGLFGGAGVGKTVLIQELINNIAKGHGGVSVFAGVGERTREGNDLYHEFLDAGVIAKDADGNATSEGSKVALVFGQMNEPPGARARVALSGLTMAEYFRDVEGQDVLFFVDNIFRFTQAGSEVSALLGRIPSAVGYQPTLATDMGNLQERITSTTKGSITSVQAIYVPADDLTDPAPATSFAHLDATTTLSRAISELGIYPAVDPLDSTSRVLEPRVVGQEHYETARRVQETLQKYKSLQDIIAILGMDELSEEDKLTVARARKIQRFLSQPFHVAEVFTNIPGVFVQLEDTVKSFKAVVDGEYDHLPEAAFYMVGGIDQAVEKAKKLAEDA
- a CDS encoding prolyl oligopeptidase family serine peptidase encodes the protein MKRVSTLAMAAVMTIAAPNSLAAQDGVPGPDEDPYIWLEEARSDRALDWVRSENDRTLAHMEADPRFEQLKNEALAIYDSEDRIPFVSIRPDGLYNFWQDKANPKGLLRRTTLESYQSNDIAWETVLDVDALAAAEGKEWVYKGSTCLPPEQRMCMIALSDGGKDATIMREFDTATKQFIDGGFVLDSESQGSVQWLDKDTLLVSRDFGEGTLTDSEYPFTTRIWKRGTDVTDAPEIFRGESSDVWSGAGLLRDNKGVVHARTAFRGVSFHESINYVWHEGEWLELDMPKKANLAGIIDGQLLYSTDVDWEVGGQTFPADALVSVDLEEWKRDPNGAKKTLVWAPAERQTKQGISSTANSAFITILDNVVGKVLKFDFEGGKWVSTEVALPDNATVGVAAASDESDQIMFSVTDFLSPTTLYYTDGSGDPAVLKTSPAYFDAMGMEVEQHEATSKDGTKIPYFIVKPKGMTLDGSTATLLTGYGGFQVPRLPSYLGTTGKLWVEKGGAYVLANMRGGGEFGPMWHQSAIRENKQRTWDDFIAVAEDLVKRGFTTPDHLGIQGGSQGGLLVGTAFTQRPDLFDAAIVQIPLFDMLRYHLIGRGASWIGEYGDPRIPEQRAWIEGYSPYQKIVEGVDYPSPFLWASTADDRTHPAHARKGAAKLKELGQDYWYFEDMTGGHSGGVDNEQRAKLQALQMVYLMQRLMDDNNGG
- a CDS encoding SOUL family heme-binding protein, which codes for MKLWKAAAIGLGVLAAGATATYAYYRQAVDEPDYTLVREDGDFQLREYAPMIVAEVIHTGDRRPALNAGFRRLAAYIFAEDRPDQEIAMTSPVMQDQGAKIAMTAPVIQDQGAEIAMTAPVMQDGNDESGTWRTRFVMPPQYTRDTLPTPPQDITLTEVPSRRVVAVRFSGRGSDADLAEKEKALRDWIAKEGLVASGPAEFAFYDAPMVPPPLRRNEVIIPVE
- a CDS encoding F0F1 ATP synthase subunit gamma encodes the protein MASLKELKGRINSVKSTQKITKAKQMVAAAKLRRAQAAAEAARPYAERLSGVMASLAAKVSGDSAPLLLRGTGSDKRHLLVVVNTDKGLCGGLNANIVKAAKAKARALIAEGKDVTFYLVGKKGRAPIKRDFADKIEKHFDTSNVRQPGFEEAEAIADDLLERFEKGEFDVAHLVYPIFKSALAQDPTVDQLIPVPSPEGAVGGDAVVEYEPGEEEILEDLLPRYVKTQLFGALLEREASEQGASMTAMDNATRNAGDLINKLTIQYNRSRQAAITTELVEIIAGAEAL